Proteins co-encoded in one Crateriforma spongiae genomic window:
- a CDS encoding vWA domain-containing protein, producing the protein MRRIGGVIHAYQKYDPVQFPPPSAPPPDLVSSAFEQAMMYGNYRELTEEELANAVRLDPSQIAGLGPSLDMLRAMLEERKRKILETYETYSVQKKARKAFQSAAKRVKVPKKMESLFRQAIHREQPYLLERLWFQAGDDGGDTARGLLNVTERMSDKHQVQELASKYDFTGQQSMSVPKALEVKEELEKIDELLKQLEQAAETAQIGIIDMDLLSEFAEPGDMQSLEEMRQQVENLVREHAQRQGLEQDKPGGGFRLTPQAYKIFQGKLLQRIFSELQPSRSGRHHGDVIGEGAVELQQTKPYEFGDSVANIDLPQTVTNALLRHGDQRPLRLHSDDIVVHKTRNHPKCATSVIMDMSGSMRYDGQYINVKRMALALQGLITSEYPGDFLRFIEMYTFAKLRAPGEIIELMPKPVTIHDPWVQLKCDMSDDEISEHQIHPHFTNIQHALQLSRQNLVNCDTPNRQIVLITDGLPTAHLEDEWLYMLYPPDPRTEAATMREAMLCNKEGITINIFLVPSWSQSEEDIRFARRMAETTGGRVFFTSGNNLDRFVVWDYVNHRREIIG; encoded by the coding sequence ATGCGACGAATCGGCGGCGTCATTCACGCCTACCAAAAATACGATCCTGTCCAGTTCCCACCGCCTTCGGCACCGCCGCCCGATTTGGTGTCGTCGGCGTTCGAACAGGCGATGATGTACGGGAATTATCGCGAGCTGACCGAAGAGGAATTGGCCAATGCCGTTCGCTTGGATCCCAGCCAGATCGCCGGCCTCGGTCCCAGCCTCGACATGTTGCGGGCCATGCTGGAGGAACGAAAACGAAAGATTTTGGAGACCTACGAGACCTACTCCGTTCAGAAGAAGGCTCGCAAGGCATTTCAGAGTGCGGCCAAACGCGTCAAGGTCCCAAAGAAGATGGAAAGCTTGTTCCGCCAAGCCATTCATCGGGAACAGCCGTACCTTTTGGAACGACTATGGTTTCAAGCCGGCGACGACGGTGGCGACACCGCCCGCGGTTTGCTGAACGTGACCGAACGGATGTCGGACAAACACCAAGTTCAAGAATTGGCCAGCAAGTATGACTTCACCGGCCAGCAATCCATGTCCGTTCCCAAAGCACTGGAAGTCAAGGAGGAACTGGAGAAGATCGATGAACTGTTGAAGCAATTGGAACAGGCCGCCGAAACGGCGCAGATCGGCATCATCGACATGGATCTGCTAAGCGAGTTTGCCGAACCTGGCGACATGCAATCCTTGGAGGAAATGCGACAGCAAGTCGAAAACTTGGTGCGTGAACACGCCCAACGTCAGGGCCTGGAACAAGACAAGCCTGGTGGTGGTTTCCGTTTGACACCCCAGGCTTACAAAATCTTTCAAGGCAAATTGCTGCAGCGTATTTTCAGCGAACTTCAACCGTCACGAAGCGGTCGCCATCATGGCGATGTGATCGGGGAAGGTGCCGTGGAACTGCAGCAAACCAAACCGTATGAATTCGGCGACAGCGTCGCCAACATCGACCTGCCGCAAACCGTTACCAATGCCTTGCTGCGACATGGCGATCAACGGCCGCTTCGTTTGCACAGCGATGACATTGTCGTTCACAAAACACGCAACCATCCGAAGTGCGCCACCAGTGTCATCATGGACATGTCGGGGTCGATGCGCTACGACGGCCAATACATCAACGTCAAACGAATGGCCCTGGCCCTGCAGGGGTTGATCACCAGTGAATACCCCGGTGACTTTCTTCGCTTCATTGAGATGTATACGTTCGCCAAATTGAGGGCTCCCGGCGAAATCATCGAACTGATGCCCAAGCCGGTCACCATCCACGACCCTTGGGTGCAACTGAAGTGTGACATGTCCGATGATGAGATCAGCGAACATCAAATTCACCCCCACTTCACCAACATTCAACACGCGTTACAGCTTTCCAGGCAGAACCTAGTCAACTGTGACACCCCCAATCGTCAAATCGTGCTGATCACCGATGGATTGCCCACCGCGCACCTGGAGGACGAATGGTTGTACATGCTGTATCCACCGGACCCGCGGACCGAAGCAGCCACGATGCGCGAAGCCATGCTGTGCAACAAAGAAGGGATCACCATCAACATCTTCTTGGTCCCCAGTTGGTCACAGAGCGAAGAAGACATCCGCTTTGCGCGTCGGATGGCCGAAACCACCGGCGGACGCGTCTTTTTTACCAGCGGTAACAATTTGGACCGCTTTGTCGTCTGGGATTACGTCAATCACCGTCGGGAAATCATCGGTTGA
- a CDS encoding DUF3516 domain-containing protein, producing the protein MSTEDGSTKTPPTRDDVATEYFDLLKYDPYPVQEEALLAYFAEPAEDASDVGEGVLVCAPTGTGKTLIAEAAVYEALRTGKRMYYTTPLIALTDQKLDELRLSAVRWGFDADQVGLVTGNRTVNPQAPVLVVVAEILLNRLLNPEAFEFAEVSSVVMDEFHSFNDPERGIVWELTLGLLPPHVRLLLLSATVGNSMEFTSWLWRSHRRRVKLVQGTERKVPLQYEWVEDEILQDFAEKISAGDDEVRRTPALLFCFSRSQCWTTAEMLKGKKLIDKERQSALADYLDDIDMSQGAGPKLKAILQRGVGVHHAGILPRYRRIVEDLFQRKLLSFCVCTETLAAGINLPARSVVLPSLLKGPRDKKKLVDIASAQQIFGRAGRPQFDDRGYVYSLAHEDDVKINRWREKYDAIPEDTKDPGLLKAKKQLKKKMPKRRSGESYWTESQFLQLQEASAANLASRGRLPWRLLAYLLQRNPDVQPIRDLVASRLLSPKGVENAQKDLNRMLITLWSAGYIELDPKPRPKSATPKPKASNSEQEQPTAGLFGHLLDEMKAKGHDVSSDEADDESENVDQSRGYEVEDYRPDTAMPTERLQRLVYLRSINPLYGVYLADQLAIADPNERIATLESVLEVPGTVARLARVPQADELPPGPLATTRLDSQLLQLGLATPEELGARSDEDDDEPVANRGFGRVMFDEPRVWPLTIGEKLLRMFRHEFPRVDDVRVRPVWIVGELLEFGGDFNKYVTSRKLQKEEGILFRHCLRMILLLDEMANVPPSESTIETWEDPLDELAERLTETCKQIDPQSTDEILSPNHQRNDELLAPGRRK; encoded by the coding sequence ATGAGCACTGAAGATGGATCCACCAAGACGCCTCCGACCCGCGATGATGTCGCGACGGAGTATTTTGATCTGCTGAAATACGACCCTTATCCGGTCCAGGAAGAAGCGTTGCTGGCGTATTTTGCCGAGCCGGCTGAAGATGCGTCGGACGTCGGTGAAGGGGTGTTGGTTTGCGCGCCCACGGGCACCGGCAAAACGTTGATCGCCGAAGCCGCCGTGTACGAAGCGTTGCGGACCGGCAAGCGGATGTACTACACGACACCGTTGATCGCGTTGACCGATCAAAAGCTGGACGAATTGCGTTTATCGGCCGTTCGCTGGGGATTCGATGCGGATCAAGTCGGGCTGGTCACCGGCAACCGCACGGTCAACCCACAGGCGCCGGTCTTGGTCGTCGTCGCCGAAATCCTGTTGAATCGCCTGTTGAATCCGGAAGCCTTCGAATTTGCGGAGGTTTCATCGGTCGTCATGGACGAATTTCATTCGTTCAACGATCCCGAACGTGGCATCGTTTGGGAATTGACATTGGGATTGCTGCCACCCCATGTTCGCTTGCTGTTGTTGTCGGCAACGGTTGGCAATTCAATGGAATTCACGTCTTGGCTTTGGCGATCGCACCGGCGAAGAGTCAAGCTGGTGCAGGGGACCGAACGAAAAGTCCCGTTGCAGTATGAGTGGGTCGAAGACGAAATCTTACAAGACTTTGCCGAAAAGATTTCTGCGGGCGACGATGAAGTTCGGCGAACGCCTGCGTTGCTGTTCTGTTTCAGTCGTTCCCAATGTTGGACGACCGCCGAAATGTTGAAAGGCAAAAAGCTGATCGACAAAGAACGTCAATCAGCTTTGGCTGATTATCTGGATGACATCGACATGTCCCAGGGCGCCGGACCCAAGTTAAAAGCGATTCTGCAGCGAGGCGTTGGCGTGCACCATGCCGGAATCCTGCCACGCTATCGACGTATCGTCGAAGACCTTTTCCAACGCAAGCTGCTTTCGTTTTGTGTGTGCACCGAAACCCTGGCCGCGGGGATCAACCTGCCGGCCCGCAGCGTGGTTTTGCCCAGCCTTTTAAAGGGTCCCCGGGACAAGAAAAAGCTGGTGGATATCGCATCGGCGCAGCAGATCTTTGGCCGCGCCGGACGCCCACAATTCGACGATCGTGGTTACGTGTATTCGCTCGCGCACGAAGACGACGTGAAGATCAATCGATGGCGGGAAAAGTACGACGCGATTCCCGAGGACACAAAAGATCCGGGCCTGCTGAAAGCCAAAAAACAGCTGAAGAAAAAGATGCCCAAACGCCGGTCGGGCGAATCTTACTGGACCGAATCTCAGTTTCTGCAGTTGCAGGAAGCGTCCGCTGCCAATCTGGCCAGTCGGGGACGATTGCCGTGGCGATTGCTGGCGTACTTGCTGCAGCGAAATCCGGACGTCCAGCCCATTCGCGATCTGGTGGCCAGTCGTTTGCTGTCGCCCAAGGGTGTTGAAAACGCCCAGAAAGATCTGAACCGCATGCTGATCACGCTGTGGTCGGCTGGCTACATCGAACTGGATCCGAAACCACGGCCTAAATCGGCCACGCCCAAACCCAAAGCGTCGAATTCGGAACAGGAACAACCCACGGCCGGCTTGTTCGGCCATCTGTTGGATGAAATGAAGGCCAAGGGGCATGACGTGTCGTCGGACGAGGCCGACGATGAATCCGAAAACGTCGACCAAAGCCGTGGTTACGAAGTTGAAGATTATCGGCCCGATACTGCGATGCCGACCGAACGTCTGCAACGCTTAGTGTATCTGCGAAGCATCAATCCGTTGTACGGCGTCTATCTGGCCGATCAACTGGCGATCGCGGACCCCAACGAACGCATCGCGACGTTGGAAAGTGTTTTGGAAGTGCCCGGTACGGTCGCGCGATTGGCTCGAGTGCCGCAAGCCGATGAATTGCCGCCAGGCCCCTTGGCGACCACGCGATTGGATTCCCAACTACTGCAGTTGGGCTTAGCGACGCCGGAAGAATTGGGGGCTCGCAGCGATGAAGACGATGATGAACCGGTTGCCAACCGTGGGTTTGGTCGCGTCATGTTTGATGAACCGCGAGTGTGGCCACTGACGATCGGTGAAAAACTACTGCGGATGTTTCGACACGAATTTCCACGTGTGGATGACGTTCGTGTCCGTCCTGTTTGGATCGTCGGGGAATTGTTGGAATTCGGCGGCGATTTCAACAAATACGTAACCTCACGCAAACTACAGAAAGAAGAAGGCATTCTGTTTCGACATTGTCTGCGGATGATCTTATTGCTTGATGAAATGGCAAACGTCCCGCCGTCGGAATCGACGATCGAAACTTGGGAAGACCCGTTGGACGAATTGGCCGAACGCTTGACGGAAACTTGCAAGCAGATTGATCCACAAAGCACCGACGAAATCCTCAGCCCCAACCATCAACGAAACGATGAGCTGTTGGCGCCGGGGCGACGCAAGTGA
- a CDS encoding magnesium chelatase: MNAVLAPPKSSNLRQLSETGWQSKTVKREMRDNLTRMLAEGEELFPGIVGYEDSVIPEINLAILAGHDMLFLGEKGQAKSKIMRLLPRFLDPWVPYIDHPELPVHEDPYRPITSLGKDLIARHDPEDIPIAWWHRNERYSERLSPGTKFADIIGEIDPAKLTGGVSMGAEEALSFGLIPRMHRGIFAMNELPELDDLVQVGLFNILEERDVQIRGFPIRFDLDIAILFSANPATYNRSGKVIPQLKDRIGSIIQTHYPHDRVEGIEILRQELADDLDGDYPVQVPFFMYQIVEEITAQARRSKYIDQASGVSARFSLANFRNMVASARQRGILHGEKPAVPRISDLGHLYSSALGKLELDLMGSHQMSEKHIIDSIVAQAIETVFGEYVEEHGLAEIAEIFRGGVRVEVGDQLPSSQYAERLQSVPPAWAKAFEVNASEDQAVRASCVEFVLAGLYAMDKISRSTQFGKIEYEF; this comes from the coding sequence GCGTGACAACCTGACTCGGATGCTGGCCGAAGGCGAAGAACTGTTTCCCGGCATCGTCGGCTATGAAGATTCCGTGATCCCTGAAATCAATTTGGCGATCCTTGCCGGGCACGACATGCTTTTTCTGGGGGAAAAGGGCCAAGCAAAGTCAAAGATTATGCGGTTGTTGCCGCGATTTTTGGATCCGTGGGTACCCTACATCGATCACCCCGAATTGCCGGTACACGAAGACCCGTATCGTCCGATCACATCGTTGGGCAAGGACCTAATTGCACGACATGATCCCGAAGACATCCCGATCGCGTGGTGGCACCGAAACGAACGCTACAGCGAACGTTTGAGCCCCGGAACCAAGTTTGCCGACATCATTGGCGAGATTGACCCGGCCAAGTTGACCGGTGGCGTCAGTATGGGTGCCGAAGAAGCGCTTTCCTTTGGGCTGATCCCTCGTATGCACCGTGGCATCTTTGCCATGAACGAACTTCCCGAGTTGGACGACTTGGTCCAAGTCGGCTTGTTCAACATTCTGGAAGAACGTGACGTGCAAATCCGCGGCTTTCCGATTCGATTTGACTTGGATATCGCCATTCTGTTTTCGGCCAACCCCGCGACCTACAACCGCAGCGGAAAGGTGATTCCGCAGCTGAAGGACCGCATCGGATCCATCATCCAGACTCACTACCCACACGACCGTGTGGAGGGGATTGAGATCCTTCGTCAAGAATTGGCCGATGACCTGGATGGTGACTACCCGGTGCAGGTGCCGTTCTTCATGTACCAAATCGTCGAAGAGATCACGGCCCAGGCACGGCGTAGCAAGTACATCGACCAGGCCTCCGGTGTATCGGCTCGTTTTTCCTTGGCGAACTTCCGCAATATGGTCGCTTCGGCCCGTCAACGCGGAATCCTGCACGGGGAAAAACCCGCCGTGCCGCGAATCAGCGATCTGGGGCACCTGTACTCCAGTGCACTGGGCAAACTGGAATTGGACCTGATGGGCTCGCACCAGATGAGCGAGAAGCACATCATCGATTCGATCGTCGCCCAGGCGATCGAAACCGTTTTCGGGGAATATGTCGAAGAACACGGGCTGGCAGAGATCGCAGAAATTTTCCGCGGCGGTGTACGCGTCGAAGTCGGCGACCAGTTGCCCAGCAGCCAATACGCCGAACGATTGCAAAGCGTACCGCCGGCATGGGCAAAGGCTTTCGAGGTCAATGCCAGCGAAGACCAAGCGGTGCGTGCATCGTGCGTCGAATTCGTGCTGGCAGGCCTGTACGCCATGGACAAGATCAGCCGTTCCACCCAGTTCGGCAAAATCGAATACGAATTTTAG
- a CDS encoding sulfatase-like hydrolase/transferase: protein MIALGAASFILGTIHTAPAEDRPNILWITSEDNGPELGCYNDAYADTPRIDALASRSLRYKRCWSNAPVCAPARTTIVSGMYATSLGGHHMRSAVELPDAMRLYPQVFRDAGYYTSNNNKTDYNFANPEPGWHDSSRQAHWRGRAENQPFFAVFNFTVSHESKIRNKPHTLIHDPAKAKLPAYHPDTPEVRRDWAQYYDRLTEMDAMVGKVLDDLKADGLDDSTIVFYYGDHGSGMPRSKRWPFDSGLHVPLLVHVPEKFRSVAPENYLPGGMSDRLVAFVDLAPTALSMAGIQPPENMQGVPFAGRFAGEAKPFIFGYRGRMDERIDEVRSCTDGRFVYMKHFYPDRPYLKHVEYMFQTPTTQVWKRMFDEGKLNDAQSKFWQPKPSEELFDLESDPDETVNLAGRPEHADRLRRMRQAMQDWSIETRDLGLLTEAEIHRRSGDQAPRTFGLSPDYDIEQLVQVAYACTDRENPPSLGKLNQWVRSSESGVRYWAVRSFLCRPDDAWKNDASIAKMLEAALLDDSPSVRVAAAEVAMLMDGPLRDRAPAVLVSLADVDNYGQLVPIAALNVLDQYWSELPAELQERVESLPPKTKNAPQRVSGYVGRLLNRVKSLP, encoded by the coding sequence ATGATCGCCCTCGGTGCGGCTTCGTTCATCTTGGGCACCATCCACACGGCGCCGGCCGAAGACCGCCCGAATATTCTGTGGATCACAAGCGAGGATAATGGGCCCGAACTGGGTTGCTACAACGACGCATACGCCGATACGCCGCGAATTGACGCGCTGGCATCGCGATCGCTTCGATACAAGCGTTGCTGGTCCAACGCCCCGGTTTGTGCGCCGGCGCGAACGACCATCGTGTCAGGCATGTATGCCACCAGCCTGGGCGGGCATCACATGCGAAGCGCCGTCGAATTGCCCGATGCGATGCGTCTGTATCCGCAGGTCTTTCGCGACGCCGGTTATTACACCAGCAACAACAACAAGACCGACTATAACTTCGCGAACCCCGAACCCGGTTGGCACGACAGCAGTCGCCAAGCGCACTGGCGTGGTCGCGCTGAAAACCAGCCTTTCTTTGCCGTTTTCAACTTCACGGTCAGCCACGAAAGCAAGATCCGCAACAAGCCCCACACTCTGATCCACGATCCGGCCAAAGCCAAACTGCCCGCCTATCATCCCGACACACCGGAGGTCCGGCGTGATTGGGCGCAGTATTACGACCGGTTGACCGAAATGGATGCGATGGTCGGCAAGGTCTTGGATGACTTGAAGGCCGACGGCTTGGACGATTCCACCATCGTCTTTTACTACGGTGATCACGGCAGCGGCATGCCACGTAGCAAACGTTGGCCGTTTGATTCGGGACTGCACGTCCCCCTGTTGGTTCATGTCCCTGAAAAGTTTCGTTCCGTTGCACCGGAGAACTATCTTCCCGGCGGCATGTCGGACCGATTGGTTGCCTTTGTTGACTTGGCCCCCACCGCGTTGTCGATGGCGGGCATCCAACCGCCGGAAAACATGCAAGGGGTCCCCTTTGCGGGTCGGTTCGCCGGCGAAGCCAAGCCGTTCATCTTCGGTTATCGCGGCCGGATGGACGAACGAATCGACGAGGTCCGAAGCTGCACCGATGGTCGCTTTGTGTACATGAAGCACTTTTATCCCGATCGTCCGTACCTGAAGCACGTCGAATACATGTTCCAAACGCCGACCACCCAAGTGTGGAAGCGGATGTTCGACGAAGGCAAGCTGAACGATGCCCAGAGCAAGTTCTGGCAACCCAAGCCGTCGGAGGAATTGTTCGATCTGGAAAGCGACCCCGATGAAACCGTCAACTTGGCTGGTCGCCCCGAGCATGCCGATCGACTTCGTCGGATGCGTCAGGCGATGCAAGACTGGAGCATCGAAACCCGCGACTTGGGCTTGCTGACTGAAGCGGAAATCCATCGACGCAGCGGCGATCAGGCGCCACGGACTTTCGGGTTGAGCCCCGACTATGACATCGAACAGTTGGTCCAGGTCGCCTATGCCTGCACCGACCGAGAAAACCCGCCGTCGTTGGGCAAGCTGAACCAATGGGTTCGTAGCAGCGAGTCGGGCGTCCGCTACTGGGCGGTGCGCAGTTTCCTGTGCCGTCCGGACGATGCCTGGAAGAACGACGCATCGATCGCCAAGATGCTGGAAGCCGCGTTGCTGGATGATTCTCCCAGCGTCCGTGTGGCCGCGGCGGAGGTGGCGATGCTGATGGACGGTCCACTGCGCGACCGTGCCCCCGCAGTTCTTGTGAGCTTGGCGGACGTGGACAACTATGGCCAACTCGTTCCGATTGCGGCATTGAACGTGCTGGATCAGTACTGGTCGGAACTGCCCGCCGAACTGCAGGAACGTGTCGAATCGTTGCCACCAAAGACTAAGAACGCTCCCCAGCGCGTCAGCGGGTACGTCGGACGTCTGCTCAATCGCGTCAAATCGTTGCCCTGA
- a CDS encoding chorismate synthase, with protein MEILGGPLFTVAGAGESHGPAVTTIVGGCPPGFFFRRQQIQNFLDRRRPGGNKHGTPRNEKDKVVFLSGLYQDDHDELLTGTKIQVEADGAEFSTEGYEAGYTTGEPIAAMVLSTSKKSGDYGQFTGPTGEVRPGHTDLLKYHKSRGRVDVRGGGRSSYRSTISDVIGGSIARLFLQQTFGTVFLSSICRVGPIAAKTSLASVINDMVTSQPGVRLDPEAITGIEDQINAPEIPSIDHEFAANAAELIKQTRKAGDSLGAMVEVIGINVPPLLGDPLYDSLKVRLMGTLGGLNAVQSCEVGDGIDVVARVGSRNNDPIRHDGYQSNTHGGLLGGMTSGMPLVMRVGFKPTSTIHSAQKSVRKNLDEIDFQLKKGRHDPCVGVRAGVTLESRMAIEVINAALSHQAGLLDKPFQPLF; from the coding sequence ATGGAAATCTTAGGCGGGCCGCTGTTTACGGTCGCCGGCGCGGGTGAATCCCACGGGCCGGCGGTCACCACCATCGTGGGCGGTTGTCCGCCCGGCTTCTTTTTCCGTCGCCAGCAGATCCAGAATTTTCTGGACCGGCGACGCCCCGGTGGGAACAAGCACGGCACACCGCGCAACGAGAAAGACAAGGTGGTCTTTCTGTCGGGGCTGTATCAAGACGATCACGACGAATTGCTGACCGGAACCAAGATCCAGGTCGAAGCCGACGGTGCCGAGTTTTCGACCGAGGGCTACGAAGCCGGATACACCACCGGCGAACCGATCGCCGCGATGGTTCTGTCGACCAGCAAAAAATCGGGCGACTACGGCCAATTCACCGGGCCGACCGGCGAAGTCCGACCGGGACACACCGATCTGCTGAAGTATCACAAGTCGCGGGGACGCGTCGACGTCCGTGGCGGTGGTCGTTCCAGCTATCGCAGCACCATTAGCGATGTCATCGGCGGGTCGATCGCCAGATTGTTTTTGCAGCAAACCTTTGGCACGGTTTTTCTGTCATCGATCTGCCGCGTCGGTCCCATCGCTGCGAAGACAAGCCTGGCATCGGTCATCAATGACATGGTGACGTCCCAGCCGGGAGTCCGGTTGGATCCGGAGGCCATCACCGGCATCGAAGATCAAATCAATGCACCGGAGATCCCGTCCATTGACCACGAATTTGCCGCCAATGCCGCCGAATTGATTAAACAGACACGCAAAGCAGGCGATTCACTGGGCGCGATGGTGGAAGTCATCGGGATCAATGTACCGCCTTTGTTGGGCGATCCGCTGTATGACAGCCTAAAAGTCAGGCTGATGGGAACGCTAGGCGGATTGAACGCCGTCCAGTCGTGTGAGGTTGGTGACGGCATCGATGTCGTCGCCCGCGTCGGCAGCCGCAATAACGACCCGATCCGTCACGACGGGTATCAAAGCAATACCCATGGCGGATTACTGGGTGGCATGACCAGCGGGATGCCCTTGGTCATGCGGGTCGGATTCAAACCCACGTCGACGATTCATTCGGCACAGAAAAGCGTCCGCAAGAACCTGGACGAGATTGATTTCCAATTAAAAAAAGGTCGCCACGACCCCTGCGTTGGCGTTCGTGCCGGCGTGACCCTGGAATCGCGGATGGCGATTGAAGTGATCAACGCAGCCCTTTCCCACCAAGCCGGCCTGTTGGACAAGCCATTCCAGCCGCTGTTTTAA
- a CDS encoding glycerate kinase type-2 family protein: MNDAAHPTTPRQDATNIWHAGLDAVRARPLVARSVRFDGDMLCIEDVRIERTQFDRLIVVGAGKAATAMAKGLLDAVQDVVPVSGWINVPDGTQSDLPGITVHVGRPAGVNEPTEDAVIGANRILEIVAQAGPRDLCIALISGGGSALLPAPSAGITLDDKVAVTRWLSGAGADIKELNTVRKHLSRIKGGGLLSACRAGRLVTLVLSDVLGDPLDLIASGPTVMDPSSSLDAIEVLRKYDPQQTLPQSVYRCLQHPRKSDTTGNLPHDIVVLGNNPLAVDEAGIRAESLGYNHVMQSARESEGIAEDVGRHLARMTTDMLRRDASAHPVNCLISGGEPTVRLAPPERRGKGGRNQQLVLAAYEELLKQDLTPQQWEQICILSGGTDGEDGPTDAAGAMIDAQVHRRARNAGLDIQDHLQRNDAYSFFLHCGGLLITGPTGTNVCDVRVAVIKNSSCF; encoded by the coding sequence ATGAACGATGCCGCCCACCCCACGACACCTCGTCAAGACGCGACAAATATCTGGCATGCCGGATTGGACGCCGTACGAGCCCGACCGCTGGTCGCACGCAGTGTCCGTTTCGACGGCGATATGTTGTGCATCGAAGACGTCCGAATCGAACGTACACAGTTTGACCGATTGATCGTCGTCGGTGCCGGAAAAGCGGCAACCGCGATGGCGAAGGGTTTATTGGATGCCGTCCAAGACGTCGTCCCGGTCAGCGGATGGATCAATGTTCCCGACGGCACGCAAAGCGATCTGCCGGGAATCACAGTCCACGTCGGCCGGCCGGCCGGCGTGAACGAACCGACCGAAGATGCGGTGATCGGGGCGAATCGCATTTTGGAGATCGTTGCACAGGCCGGTCCACGCGACCTGTGCATCGCATTGATTTCTGGCGGCGGCAGTGCCCTGTTGCCCGCACCATCGGCCGGCATCACCCTGGATGACAAGGTTGCAGTGACCCGATGGCTCAGCGGTGCCGGCGCCGACATCAAAGAACTGAACACCGTTCGGAAACACCTCAGCCGAATCAAAGGCGGCGGGCTGCTGTCGGCCTGCCGTGCGGGGCGACTGGTGACATTGGTTTTGTCGGACGTCTTGGGGGATCCATTGGATCTGATCGCATCAGGGCCGACTGTGATGGATCCGTCCAGCAGCCTTGACGCAATCGAAGTGCTGCGAAAGTACGATCCGCAACAAACGTTGCCACAATCGGTTTATCGATGTTTGCAACATCCCAGAAAGTCAGACACCACGGGTAACCTGCCTCACGACATCGTTGTCTTGGGGAACAATCCGTTGGCCGTCGACGAAGCCGGCATTCGCGCAGAATCCCTTGGCTACAACCACGTCATGCAGTCGGCCCGCGAATCCGAAGGCATCGCCGAAGACGTTGGGCGACACTTGGCCCGCATGACCACCGACATGCTGCGACGCGATGCTTCCGCCCATCCGGTGAACTGTCTGATCAGTGGTGGTGAACCAACCGTTCGTCTTGCCCCACCCGAACGACGCGGCAAAGGCGGCAGGAATCAACAACTGGTCCTGGCCGCGTACGAAGAACTGTTGAAGCAAGACCTTACCCCGCAACAGTGGGAACAAATTTGCATCCTGTCTGGTGGCACGGATGGTGAAGATGGCCCCACCGATGCGGCGGGTGCAATGATCGATGCTCAGGTGCATCGACGCGCTCGCAATGCCGGACTGGATATTCAAGACCACCTTCAACGAAACGATGCGTATTCTTTTTTCCTACACTGCGGCGGACTTTTGATCACTGGACCGACCGGAACGAACGTTTGTGACGTCCGCGTTGCGGTTATCAAAAATTCATCTTGTTTTTGA
- a CDS encoding DinB family protein, with translation MNARDAIRYSMQLSDQVFKSYLSDLDDGEIMNRPGEGCNHVAWQLGHLISSEVQLLQQACPGQGIDLPDGFAEAHSKEQVGCDDRTKFHSLGEYLELYDKVRAASAKALDAMSDEQLDAAGPEAMREFCPTVGSLFTLIATHPMMHAGQIVPIRRRLNKPILF, from the coding sequence ATGAATGCAAGAGACGCGATTCGATATTCGATGCAACTGAGCGACCAAGTCTTCAAGTCGTATCTATCCGATTTGGACGATGGCGAAATTATGAATCGTCCAGGTGAAGGTTGTAATCATGTCGCGTGGCAGTTGGGGCATCTGATTTCTTCGGAAGTCCAACTGCTGCAGCAAGCTTGTCCAGGGCAGGGCATTGACCTACCCGACGGCTTTGCCGAAGCCCACAGCAAAGAACAGGTGGGATGTGACGACCGAACCAAGTTTCATTCGCTTGGCGAATACCTGGAACTATATGACAAGGTCCGCGCCGCTTCGGCCAAAGCACTTGATGCGATGTCGGACGAACAACTGGACGCCGCGGGTCCCGAAGCGATGCGGGAATTTTGCCCGACCGTCGGCAGCCTTTTTACCCTGATTGCCACGCACCCCATGATGCATGCGGGACAGATCGTGCCGATTCGTCGACGACTGAACAAGCCGATTCTGTTTTAG